A stretch of the Bacteroidota bacterium genome encodes the following:
- a CDS encoding protein BatD, with translation MGEVIEVTFKVYTRLEMQIRGLSKLPAYDGFFVQEIKNKEATKQTNETINGITYVVGEIHKTYLIPQHAGKLTIDPFEIECIVRQKSKRKPRDIFEQIIGGGYEEVLYPLKSSPVTIDVMALPEEGKPEGFSGAVGSYTYKAVMSKDKVKANDAVNLTLTLTGKGNIKLVEPTKVNFPEDFETYDAKTSENIAVTNSGISGSKTFDYLFIPRHEGEYSIEPLSFSYFDPIKKEYITLPSPTFNLHVDKGDGTVATVIGGTNAKEDIKVLGNDIRYIKTTTNLKDKEHFFFGSALFYSLLISPLLCFIAFVFIRRKNIADNKDGVAVKSRKATKMARKRLTVAEGHLNSNNKELFYIEIFKSLYGYISDKLNLPVAELNKEHISETLKSRSVSAPTIEKLMTTLDNCEFARYAPSAASGDLKGIYDNTVELITKIEDEIV, from the coding sequence ATGGGAGAGGTAATTGAAGTTACTTTTAAAGTATATACGCGCTTAGAAATGCAGATCAGAGGCTTATCTAAACTCCCTGCCTATGATGGTTTTTTTGTTCAAGAAATCAAAAACAAAGAAGCTACCAAACAAACCAATGAAACCATAAATGGCATTACGTATGTTGTGGGTGAAATTCACAAAACGTATTTGATTCCGCAACATGCAGGTAAATTAACCATCGACCCTTTTGAAATCGAGTGCATTGTTCGTCAAAAATCAAAACGCAAACCAAGAGATATTTTTGAACAAATTATAGGTGGTGGCTACGAAGAGGTTTTGTATCCGTTAAAAAGCTCACCTGTTACAATAGATGTGATGGCATTACCTGAAGAAGGAAAACCGGAAGGTTTTTCAGGAGCAGTTGGTAGCTATACGTATAAAGCAGTAATGTCAAAAGACAAAGTAAAAGCAAATGATGCTGTTAACCTTACACTAACGCTCACCGGTAAAGGAAACATTAAATTAGTTGAGCCGACAAAAGTAAATTTTCCTGAAGATTTTGAGACGTACGATGCAAAAACCAGTGAAAACATTGCTGTAACAAATAGTGGAATCAGTGGTTCAAAAACCTTCGACTATCTTTTTATACCTCGTCACGAGGGCGAATACTCCATTGAACCGCTTAGCTTCAGTTATTTCGATCCTATAAAAAAAGAATACATTACACTCCCTTCCCCTACGTTTAATTTACATGTAGACAAAGGAGATGGGACTGTTGCAACAGTGATTGGCGGAACAAATGCAAAAGAAGATATTAAAGTGTTGGGTAACGATATCCGTTACATCAAAACAACAACGAACTTAAAAGATAAAGAGCATTTTTTCTTTGGTTCTGCGCTCTTCTATTCACTTTTAATCAGTCCCCTACTTTGTTTCATTGCATTTGTTTTTATTAGACGTAAAAACATCGCAGATAATAAAGATGGTGTTGCCGTAAAAAGCAGAAAAGCGACCAAAATGGCTCGCAAACGACTAACAGTTGCCGAAGGGCATTTAAATTCAAACAACAAAGAACTGTTTTACATTGAAATATTCAAATCACTCTATGGCTATATCAGCGATAAGTTGAATTTACCTGTTGCCGAATTAAACAAAGAGCATATTTCAGAAACGTTAAAAAGCAGAAGTGTTTCCGCACCAACTATTGAAAAACTGATGACAACCCTTGATAATTGTGAGTTTGCAAGATATGCTCCAAGTGCTGCATCCGGTGATTTAAAAGGAATTTACGACAATACTGTTGAACTCATTACAAAAATTGAAGATGAAATTGTTTAA
- a CDS encoding tetratricopeptide repeat protein — MLAFPLFTSAQSEKKHIKNGNEAYQKSDYVTAEKEYNKALAKNKDSYKGSFNLGNAYYKQGKYEEAANQFQLLTHRATSKDTLAKAFHNLGNALLKSKKYQESVDAYKNALKNNPNDADTRYNLAYAQQYLKQQQQQQKKEEEKKDKEKKEDKKENKDKEKEKKEKEEKEKEQDKNKDKQEEQKNKISKEDAQRLLDALQNDEKNLQDKMKKGKTKGVKVEIEKDW; from the coding sequence ATGCTTGCATTTCCTTTGTTCACCTCTGCCCAATCAGAAAAAAAACATATCAAGAACGGAAACGAAGCGTATCAGAAATCGGATTATGTGACAGCAGAAAAAGAATACAACAAGGCTTTAGCAAAGAATAAAGATTCCTATAAAGGATCATTTAACTTAGGAAATGCCTACTACAAACAAGGGAAATATGAGGAAGCTGCCAACCAATTTCAATTATTAACCCATAGAGCTACGTCAAAAGACACACTTGCCAAAGCATTTCATAATTTGGGAAATGCCTTATTGAAATCTAAAAAATATCAAGAAAGTGTTGATGCTTATAAAAATGCTTTAAAAAACAATCCGAATGATGCAGACACTAGATATAATTTAGCTTATGCACAGCAATATTTAAAACAACAACAGCAACAACAAAAGAAAGAAGAAGAAAAAAAGGACAAAGAAAAGAAAGAGGATAAAAAAGAGAACAAGGACAAAGAGAAGGAAAAGAAAGAAAAAGAAGAGAAAGAAAAAGAACAGGATAAAAATAAAGACAAACAAGAAGAACAAAAGAATAAAATTTCGAAAGAAGATGCTCAACGCTTATTAGACGCCTTACAAAATGACGAGAAGAACCTTCAAGATAAAATGAAGAAAGGGAAAACAAAAGGTGTTAAAGTAGAAATTGAAAAAGATTGGTAG
- a CDS encoding tetratricopeptide repeat protein: protein MTFDSANSAYAKGDYQKAIDLYNRIIDSNQASSELYFNLGNAHYKANNIGLAILNYEKAKLLNPDDEDLVMNLKLANQKTEDKIDAAPQLFLSEWKNGIVNIFSEKAWSISCILFFVAALIFIGIYITSHRSGLKKLGFFVGLLLFILSIFLYFVAQDKYELTKNSSNAIVISGTATITGSPDEKGTKLFILHEGTKVEITEEQSEWTEIKIANGNVGWIKSKFISKI, encoded by the coding sequence ATGACATTTGATAGCGCCAATTCTGCTTATGCAAAAGGCGATTATCAAAAAGCTATTGATTTATACAATCGCATCATCGATTCCAACCAAGCATCTTCGGAACTTTATTTTAACCTCGGCAATGCACATTATAAAGCCAACAACATCGGCTTAGCCATTTTAAATTATGAGAAAGCCAAATTACTTAATCCCGATGATGAAGACTTGGTGATGAATTTAAAATTAGCCAATCAAAAAACGGAGGATAAGATTGATGCGGCACCACAGCTCTTTTTATCCGAATGGAAAAATGGGATTGTGAATATTTTCAGTGAAAAAGCCTGGTCAATTAGCTGTATTTTATTTTTTGTTGCAGCATTGATTTTCATTGGAATTTACATCACTTCACACCGAAGTGGATTAAAAAAGCTGGGTTTTTTCGTAGGACTTCTTCTTTTTATATTGAGCATTTTCTTGTATTTCGTTGCGCAAGACAAATACGAACTTACAAAAAACAGTTCAAACGCGATTGTCATATCAGGAACAGCTACCATTACAGGTTCACCTGATGAAAAAGGGACAAAACTCTTCATATTACATGAAGGGACAAAAGTTGAAATTACCGAGGAGCAATCCGAATGGACAGAGATAAAAATTGCCAATGGAAATGTTGGTTGGATTAAGTCCAAATTTATCTCAAAAATCTAA
- a CDS encoding BatD family protein, producing MKRIVYIAFLFLLLTNYLLAQKLTTSVSSNRVAVGEAFQIQFSLSGPGNNFKLPAMNDFEIYEGPYQSSSTSIVNGTVTQSSSLTYVIGAKKEGKFTIGAASVSSGGKVIQSNPVSIEVTKGAGNSGNSNNNSGNQNVTKPTSSDIGDNILQKQV from the coding sequence TTGAAAAGAATCGTTTACATAGCATTTTTATTTTTACTTCTGACCAATTATTTGTTGGCTCAAAAGCTGACGACCTCTGTTAGCTCAAACAGAGTTGCAGTAGGCGAAGCATTTCAAATACAATTTTCATTAAGTGGACCAGGTAACAATTTCAAATTACCTGCAATGAATGATTTCGAAATTTATGAAGGCCCTTATCAATCTTCCAGCACATCCATTGTGAATGGAACGGTAACACAATCTTCTTCATTAACGTATGTTATCGGAGCAAAAAAAGAAGGAAAATTTACGATTGGTGCCGCCTCGGTAAGTTCCGGTGGCAAAGTTATTCAATCAAATCCCGTTTCAATTGAAGTTACAAAAGGAGCAGGAAATTCAGGAAATTCAAATAACAATTCCGGCAATCAGAATGTAACAAAACCAACCAGCTCTGATATTGGAGATAATATTTTGCAAAAACAAGTGTAA